Part of the Oncorhynchus masou masou isolate Uvic2021 chromosome 24, UVic_Omas_1.1, whole genome shotgun sequence genome is shown below.
TGTTGAATTTTATATATAGGAAATGAGTTACAGTATAAATTGCCAAATCTTCTCTccgcctcatggcaaaatgagtagaattacaggaaattaacTCAAACTTTTATTCTCTCTGCTGTCAAGAGGGGAGCCAGTAAAATGTTTTGCCCGCAAGGTAGGGATGGGGGGGGCAACAAAATGTAACTTAGGGCCAGCTCTGTATTCATGTGGGAACGCAGACATGTGAACCActgcggcccctcatgatgagttcagattttgtGGTCCCCACCCCGATCGAAGTGGCCCATCCCTGTTCCAGGTTATACACTGTTGGCTGACTTGTCTCTTCACTCTCTGTAGACTCCCTCCGCTGCTGGACAGTCACAGTCAGTGTGAGGAGAATGATGAGACAATGAGTGACGTATCCATATCTAGTGCCCTACACTTAAGACCCCATAGTCAACTCAATTATCCAGAAGTCCTCAACCAGAGCAGGATGGCCAATAGAGAGCCACACGGCAGCCAAGAAGAACCACCGTCAAGATCCAGCCCAAACTGGCCACCCCAGGGACTATGTGCTGGCTACAGCCCCCAGACACCCTACCCCGGACAGGAAGAGTTGTGTCTAAGTGCCCTGGACGACCAGAGGTACGCCTGGCTGAAATCCAGCTTTGCCAACAACAGCGACGGACGCACTGGAGGGCAATACCCAGACAGCCTGCCATCCTACTCATACCCACACTGTGCAGACTTTGCCAGTTGCCCAGTAGAGGAGGGCTATCATGACCAGGGTAAATCCCACCACTCACTTCCTGGGCGATACAGCCCCAGCATCAGTAGCCTGGAGCAGCCatactctctgctctcctgcccaCCAGAGGCTGCTCTCCGCTACCCTTTCCTTCCCCCGTACCCTTACCCAACTCAGGGCCCGGTCTGCTGTGCACAGTGCCCTGCACAGGGGCTCGGAATGGGCCCTGTCGTACAGCTCGTTCCAAGGCCAAGTTACCGTCCACCCTACTATGGTGAGTTCCAGTCCCAGTCATATAGGGGGGTGGGTGTGTATGTAAAACTATATTTAgtgtattgagttgcacccccctttcgCCCTCTGAACAGCTTAAATTCGGATCATAGTTTTCCCCTGGATTatcctggtcagtctatgtcatggaaagagctggtgttcttaatgttttgtacactcagtgtatgtcacaAGCATCCCAGGCCATATGTGGCATCCTATTTCTCAGAGGCACTTCTATTGGCCTTCCACCTCCTAAAATGTTAGATCATCCACAGTGCATGCAGCAACATATTGTCTATAAACAGGTTCCCATCCAACCTTTTTTTTATGTGAGTAAAGTACATGTCCGATAAAAATGTCATGACAGGCCAGATGGAAACAGAACATTTGACGGTAAAttttccaaatgtcgacaaaatGAAATaagctagacaaggtgggatctttttgagTCGGTAAAAATGTATAATGCGAGAAATAGTGAGGGCGGGTCCTTATGATGGCTATTAGATCAATATTTGCACacaagtaaacttggagtcatgcGTTgacatggtgtgtggtcctctcaCTACGACTCCCCGCTACAGgttaaataaattatgatgaacttcacagtgtggtgaaggtgcTAGGTGTTGAGCTTGATTCTCCTTTCCATTAAAAGATTTTCTGGTGACAAGCTCATCGATGCTTtcctgccgtttgacaaataacaATAACCTTGCTCTTTTgcccataataatctcatcatatAGTCcatacctgcactgtatctgcgagTTGTTGCCTAGAGTGcgtgtgccaagaccagagtgtgCACATTCACTATATAACCTGCCAAAAATTGTGACAAAACCAttagtagagttgaaaatgcgatggaaacctaTTTAACTTGTACTTTATTCAGTACATGGGAATTGAACCGCAAAAGTTACTTTCAtttgcactacgtcatcacgcacagcctccgcaaacaagtcaatttgatgggaAAATGCTGTTATTGTTTGTGGGTTTTAGAATATTCCCATGGAAGTTTGTcatcaattggatggaaacctagctaatgaCAATTAAAATGATACTCTTTATGTATTttactatatgtgtgtgtgtgtgtgtgtgtgtgtgtgagcatttaTGTCTATAAAAAAAtgagtaccaatcaaaagtttggacaccttcaAGGGTTTTTCGTTATTTTTACTATTGAtgagcctccactggtcactatgaaattgtatttgtcacatgcgccgaatacaacaggtgtagacattatagtgaaatgcttacttcgaagcccttaaccaacaatgcagttttaaggaggaaaaaaaatcaaaatatgaCAAATtattaaggagcaacaataatatctttatatttactattttctacattgtagaataatagtgaaggcatcaaaacggggaaataacacatatggaatcatgtagtaaccaaaaaaaagtgtaaatcaaatcaaaatatattttagattgttcaaagtagccaccctttgccttgacagctttgcaacaCTCTCTCAAcaaacttcacctggaatgcttttccaacagtttaaggagttcccacatatgctgagcacttgttggtggcttttccttcaatctgcggtggaggccaggtcatctgatgcaaaactccatcactctccttggtcaaatagcccttacacagcctggaggtgtgttttgagtcactgtcctgttgaaaaacaaatgatagtctcaataagcgcaaaccagatgggatggcgtatacctgcagaatgctgtggtagccatgctggtgaagagtgccttgaattctaaattaatcacagacagtgtcaccaggaaagcaccatcacaccacctccttctccatgcttcatggtgggaaccacacatgcggagatcatctattctgcatctcacaaagacacggcagttggaaccaaaaatttggactcatcagaccaaaggaatggacagtctattgtccattgctcggatttcttggcacaagcaagtcgattcttattattggtgtcctgtggtagtggtttctttgcagcaattcgaccatgaagtcctgatttTTAGACCGtcttccctgaacagttgatgttgatgtctgTAACTTAAACTCTGAAGCATTGTTTTTGGAAtgcaatttctaaggctggtaactaatgaacttatcctctgcatcagaggtaactctgggtcttcctttcctgtgggggtcctcatgagagacagtttcatcatagcgcttgatgtttttttgcgactgcacttgaagataaatttcaagaactttgaaagtttcctgattgactgaccatcatgtcttaaactaatggactgttgtttctctttgcttaattCAGCTGT
Proteins encoded:
- the LOC135511942 gene encoding E3 ubiquitin ligase TRAF3IP2-like isoform X1; protein product: MLPSLQSASPRLPPLLDSHSQCEENDETMSDVSISSALHLRPHSQLNYPEVLNQSRMANREPHGSQEEPPSRSSPNWPPQGLCAGYSPQTPYPGQEELCLSALDDQRYAWLKSSFANNSDGRTGGQYPDSLPSYSYPHCADFASCPVEEGYHDQGKSHHSLPGRYSPSISSLEQPYSLLSCPPEAALRYPFLPPYPYPTQGPVCCAQCPAQGLGMGPVVQLVPRPSYRPPYYGPDHCRHQDAAGTTQSESFVPQHRQSDRPGSSTQLSLEQRKVFVTYERDSDNHFKETMNFVSLLRHNGFDTSVDVFEQQLISISAIDFMEKYINEKYYLIIIVISPKYHETVTGANIYMEKDERMLHTVYIYKQLQNEFIQNGCQNFRFIPILFPGAKKCHVPAWLQNTLVYTWPKDRDDILRRLMRVEKYNPPPVGELPTIVSTPL